A window of the Henckelia pumila isolate YLH828 chromosome 3, ASM3356847v2, whole genome shotgun sequence genome harbors these coding sequences:
- the LOC140888601 gene encoding uncharacterized protein, translated as MKLAHYFHCVGVQNEGDGKRLKAEPNSGRVDGGTDIKYMNMFDAQDWIIYIWGYSCRCQSLLYLLLVKARILLALFEKEKFLMRICFSWFIFAFLTVVGSVLKLDLYSRFGLIVFKVLELRAASFYIVYRRLDRRMNKEWMSKFRLSSEYEHGVEFFLKFAIKNAEDREAISCPCTKCGNLKNKKVETIRAHMYSNGIDLTYRTWIWHGERSAMKNSNNDRDQEREDVPKFDAEEPIDMVHAAFDSYAENPTTFKNILEDAKKPLYPGCSKFTRLSAVVKLFNLKAKYSWSDKSCTDLLNLLGEMLPDNNELPLSFYDAKKSSCALGITYEKIHACPNDCILYRKEYEDMNSCPTCGMSRWNMGQKDTIKEGVPAKFSKELTWHADKRLNDGYLRHPADAPSWKLVDHKWPNFAADSRNLRLTISTDGINPHGMMSSTYSCWPVLMITYNLPPWLCMKRKFMMLTMLISGPKQLGNDIDVYLAPLINDLKFLWDTGVEAYDAYRQETFSLRAVLLWTINDFPAYGNMSGCIVKGYHACPICGEETYSTRLKHSRKMSYTGHRRFLPANHPYQRQRKAFNRDQEFNPAPKPLSGDEVLKKFDGIHCHWGKMRKKIQSTKDDVKPSLKKKSIFFELEYWKHLYVRHVLDVKHIEKNVCESLLGTLLDIPRKTKDEIAARLDLAEMNLRTDLAPVMGEKKSFLPAACYTLTKDEKRKILNSLSGMQLPTCYSSNVKNFVSMKDLKLVGLKSHDYHTLMQQLLPVAIRGVLPKHVRDSITRLCFFFNELCNKVMDPSKLDELQREIVIILCLLEKYFPPSFFDIMIHLTVHLVREVKLCGPVWYRYMYPFERYMNILKGYVQNRNRPEGCMAECYIAEEAIEFCSDYLGSLHTIGIPTSHRQIELTKPLSAAVVQSITEDELQQAHRYVLENDVDTDRYIE; from the exons ATGAAATTAGCCCATTATTTTCATTGCGTGGGTGTGCAGAATGAAGGAGATGGTAAAAGGTTGAAGGCAGAG CCAAATTCGGGACGTGTGGATGGAGGAACCGACATCAAGTACATGAACATGTTTGATGCACAG GACTGGATAATATACATCTGGGGTTACTCATGCCGCTGCCAGAGCCTTCTGTATCTCCTTCT AGTCAAAGCAAGAATTCTTTTAGCTCTATTTGAAAAGGAGAAGTTTTTGATGCGTATC TGTTTTTCTTGGTTTATCTTTGCGTTCTTGACTGTTGTCGGTTCAGTTCTGAAGTTGGATTTGTACAGCCGCTTTGGTTTGATTGTGTTTAAG GTTTTGGAACTGCGTGCAGCCTCATTTTACATTGTTTACAGGAGACTTGATAGAAG AATGAACAAAGAATGGATGTCAAAGTTTCGGTTATCAAGTGAATATGAGCATGGAGTAGAGTTTTTCTTaaaatttgcaataaaaaatGCCGAGGATCGGGAAGCAATATCTTGTCCATGTACAAAATGTGGTAATCTGAAGAATAAAAAGGTAGAGACTATAAGGGCACACATGTATTCTAATGGTATAGATTTGACATATCGTACTTGGATATGGCATGGTGAAAGGTCTGCGATGAAGAACTCAAATAATGATCGTGATCAAGAAAGGGAAGATGTACCAAAGTTTGACGCCGAGGAACCAATAGATATGGTACATGCTGCATTTGATAGTTATGCTGAGAATCCAACCACATTCAAAAATATACTTGAAGATGCTAAGAAACCTTTATATCCTGGATGCAGTAAATTTACAAGGTTATCTGCAGTTGTaaaattattcaacttgaaaGCCAAATATAGTTGGAGTGACAAAAGTTGCACCGACCTACTCAATTTGTTAGGAGAAATGCTTCCAGATAACAACGAATTGCCTTTATCTTTCTACGATGCAAAGAAAAGCTCGTGTGCATTAGGGATTACTTATGAGAAAATCCATGCTTGCCCTAATGATTGCATCTTATACCGGAAGGAGTATGAGGATATGAACAGTTGTCCTACTTGTGGGATGTCAAGGTGGAATATGGGCCAAAAAGATACGATAAAGGAAGGAGTTCCTGCAAAG TTTTCCAAGGAGCTGACTTGGCATGCTGATAAAAGACTTAATGATGGATACTTACGCCATCCAGCTGATGCACCTTCTTGGAAATTAGTAGATCACAAGTGGCCAAATTTTGCTGCCGATTCAAGAAATCTTAGATTGACCATTTCAACTGACGGGATCAATCCCCATGGTATGATGAGTTCTACATATAGTTGTTGGCCAGTTTTAATGATCACTTACAATCTTCCCCCGTGGTTGTGTATGAAGAGAAAATTTATGATGCTCACAATGTTGATTTCTGGTCCCAAACAACTAGGAAATGATATCGATGTTTACTTAGCACCTCTAATCAATGACTTGAAATTCCTATGGGATACAGGTGTTGAAGCATATGATGCATATAGACAAGAAACCTTCTCGCTCAGAGCTGTCTTGCTGTGGACCATCAATGACTTTCCTGCATATGGAAACATGTCAGGATGTATTGTGAAAGGATATCACGCATGTCCGATTTGTGGTGAAGAAACATATTCAACAAGGTTGAAACATAGCAGGAAAATGTCGTACACAGGCCATAGAAGGTTTCTACCTGCAAATCATCCTTATCAAAGGCAAAGAAAGGCATTTAATAGGGACCAAGAGTTCAACCCTGCACCCAAACCATTGAGTGGCGATGAAGTGTTAAAAAAATTCGATGGAATTCATTGTCATTGGGGGAAAATGAGAAAGAAGATTCAGTCCACGAAGGATGATGTAAAACcatccttaaaaaaaaaatcaattttctttgAACTTGAGTATTGGAAACATCTATATGTTAGACATGTTCTTGATGTGAAGCATATAGAAAAGAACGTCTGTGAAAGTCTTCTCGGTACGTTGCTTGACATTCCGAGAAAAACAAAGGATGAAATTGCAGCTAGATTAGACCTTGCTGAAATGAATTTGAGGACAGATTTGGCTCCAGTGATGGGGGAGAAGAAATCTTTTCTGCCAGCAGCATGTTATACACTTACAAAAGATGAGAAAAGAAAGATTTTGAATTCTTTGTCTGGAATGCAATTACCTACATGTTACTCATCCAACGTTAAAAACTTTgtttcgatgaaggacttgaaaCTTGTTGGCCTTAAGTCACACGACTACCACACTTTAATGCAGCAATTACTTCCAGTGGCCATACGTGGTGTCTTGCCCAAACATGTCAGAGACTCTATCACTCgtttgtgcttcttcttcaatGAGCTATGTAATAAAGTGATGGATCCCTCAAAGTTGGATGAGCTGCAGAGAGAGATTGTGATCATATTGTGTTTACTTGAAAAGTATtttccaccttcgttttttGACATAATGATTCATTTAACAGTTCATCTTGTGCGAGAGGTGAAATTATGTGGCCCAGTTTGGTATAGGTACATGTATCCCTTTG